Proteins from one Impatiens glandulifera chromosome 2, dImpGla2.1, whole genome shotgun sequence genomic window:
- the LOC124927452 gene encoding pathogenesis-related protein 1B-like codes for MAINLNIKLALHVCLLGLLFVIIPSYAQNSPQDYLNAHNSARAQVGVGPMRWNNNLATYAENYAKQRLGDCNLIHSRGPYGENLAKGSGASFTGVRAVSLWVEEKPFYHHNSNSCAAGKVCGHYTQVVWRRSNQLGCYRALCRNGFWFVICSYSPPGNVAGQRPY; via the coding sequence ATGGCAATCAACTTGAACATCAAACTAGCTCTTCATGTGTGTCTTTTGGGATTGTTATTTGTTATAATTCCATCATATGCACAAAATTCCCCTCAAGACTACCTAAATGCACACAATTCAGCCCGAGCCCAAGTGGGCGTTGGTCCCATGAGATGGAACAACAATCTGGCTACATATGCCGAAAACTATGCCAAGCAAAGGCTGGGTGACTGTAACCTCATCCACTCTAGAGGGCCATACGGAGAAAACCTAGCCAAGGGTAGTGGTGCCTCCTTCACTGGAGTGCGAGCTGTGAGCCTTTGGGTTGAAGAGAAACCTTTCTATCACCATAATTCCAATAGTTGTGCTGCAGGTAAAGTTTGCGGACATTACACCCAGGTGGTATGGCGTAGATCTAATCAACTTGGTTGCTATAGAGCTCTGTGCCGGAACGGTTTTTGGTTCGTTATCTGTAGCTACTCTCCTCCTGGTAATGTTGCCGGACAACGCCCATATTGA
- the LOC124926085 gene encoding urease-like produces MKLVPREIEKLMLHNAGYLAQKRLARGQRLNYTEAVALIASQILEFIRDGNKSVAELMDLGRQLLGRRQVLPVVPHLLHMVQVEGTFPDGTKLVTIHDAIASENGNLALALHGSFLPVPSLDKFLPVEEDKIPGELNFRCGSITLNLGRKAVILLVTNAGDRPIQVGSHYHFIEVNPCLVFDRRKSYGMRLNIPAGTATRFEPGDTKSVVLVSIGGLKVIRGGNNLVDGPIDDASVAAVTEAALTKEFRNKVEPNASEGIIAENSAFSYRISREAYANMYGPTVGDKIRLGDTELFAEIENDFAIYGDECIFGGGKVIRDGMGQASGYPPTECLDTVVTNAVIIDYTGIFKADIGIKRGIIVSLGKAGNPDIMDGVTPNMIIGVSTEVIAGEGMIVTAGAIDCHVHFICPQLAHEAISGGITTLVGGGTGPADGTRATTCTPAPHHMKLMLQSTDDLPLNFGFTGKGNSAKPDGIHEIIHAGAMGLKLHEDWGTTPAAIDNCLSVAELYDVQVNIHTDTLNESGFVEHTIASFKNRTIHTYHSEGAGGGHAPDIIRVCGLKNVLPSSTNPTRPFTSNTIDEHLDMLMVCHHLDKDIPEDVAFAESRIRAETIAAEDILHDMGAISIISSDSQAMGRIGEVITRTWQTAHKMKLIRGSLSPGGGSENDNLRIRRYIAKYTINPAIANGFSEFVGSVEVGKLADLVMWKPSFFGAKPEMVIKGGDIAWANIGDPNASIPTPEPVMMRPMFGAFGKAGSANSIAFVSKVAKESGVKKVYQLEKRVEAVGNVRKVNKLDMKLNDALPNITVDPETYTVKADGVPLTCPPASTLPLSRNYFLF; encoded by the exons ATGAAGTTGGTTCCAAGAGAGATTGAGAAGCTTATGCTGCATAATGCTGGGTACCTAGCTCAGAAGCGTCTTGCTCGTGGCCAGAGGCTAAACTATACTGAAGCTGTAGCACTTATAGCAAGTCAG ATTTTGGAGTTCATCCGTGATGGTAATAAGAGTGTGGCAGAATTGATGGACCTCGGAAGACAGTTGCTaggaag GAGGCAAGTTCTTCCAGTGGTTCCTCACCTTTTGCATATGGTGCAg gTTGAGGGAACATTTCCTGATGGAACAAAGTTAGTCACCATCCATGACGCTATAGCAAGTGAAAATGGAAATTTGGCACTAGCTTTGCATGGTTCTTTTCTTCCAG TTCCTTCCTTGGACAAGTTTCTGCCAGTGGAAGAGGATAAAATTCCGGGTGAACTAAATTTCAGATGTGGATCTATTACGCTCAATCTTGGTCGGAAAGCAGTGATCTTGCTTGTTACAAATGCTGGAGATAGGCCGATTCAG GTAGGTAGccattatcattttattgagGTGAACCCTTGTCTAGTGTTTGACCGAAGGAAATCATATGGTATGAGATTGAATATCCCAGCAGGAACAGCAACAAGATTCGAG CCAGGAGATACTAAGAGTGTTGTTCTGGTAAGTATTGGGGGACTGAAAGTAATTAGAGGTGGAAACAATCTAGTTGATGGCCCTATTGATGATGCGTCTGTAGCAGCAGTGACTGAAGCTGCACTTACAAAAGAATTCCGGAACAAAGTTGAACCAAATGCCAG TGAAGGCATTATTGCAGAGAACTCTGCATTCTCCTATCGAATATCTCGTGAAGCCTATGCTAATATGTATGGTCCAACAGTTGGTGATAAGATTCGCCTTGGTGACACTGAGTTGTTTGCAGAAATTGAGAATGATTTTGCTATCTACGGCGATGAATGTATATTTGGAGGTGGAAAAGTTATTAGAGATGGGATGGGACAGGCTTCTGGATATCCACCAACTGAGTGTTTGGATACTGTTGTGACAAATGCAGTGATAATTGACTATACAGGAATTTTCAAGGCAGATATTGGTATTAAAAGGGGGATCATTGTGTCTCTTGGCAAAGCGGGAAACCCAGATATCATGGATGGTGTTACACCGAATATGATTATTGGG GTTAGCACGGAGGTTATTGCTGGAGAAGGTATGATCGTGACAGCAGGGGCTATAGACTGTCATGTGCACTTCATATGCCCTCAGTTAGCTCATGAAGCGATATCAGGCG GCATCACAACACTAGTGGGAGGGGGAACAGGACCTGCTGATGGAACACGTGCTACTACATGCACACCAGCACCCCACCATATGAAGTTAATGCTGCAATCAACTGATGATTTGCCACTAAATTTTGGATTCACGGGCAAG GGTAATAGTGCAAAACCAGATGGGATTCATGAAATTATCCATGCCGGAGCAATGGGACTTAAACTTCATGAAGATTGGGGAACAACTCCTGCTGCCATAGACAACTGTTTAAGTGTTGCAGAATTATATGATGTTCAG GTTAATATCCACACGGACACATTGAATGAATCTGGATTTGTGGAGCATACAATTGCATCATTTAAAAATAGAACAATCCATACATATCACAG TGAGGGGGCAGGCGGTGGTCATGCACCGGATATAATCAGAGTTTGTGGGTTAAAAAATGTTCTTCCTTCATCGACAAACCCAACGCGGCCCTTCACTTCCAATACCATTGATGAGCACCTCGATATGCTA ATGGTATGCCATCATCTAGATAAGGACATTCCAGAGGATGTAGCTTTTGCTGAATCACGTATCCGGGCTGAAACAATTGCTGCCGAAGACATTTTGCATGACATGGGAGCAATTAGTATTATATCTTCTGATTCCCAAGCCATGGGACGCATCGGAGAG GTTATAACCAGAACATGGCAAACTGCTCACAAGATGAAGTTAATTAGGGGGTCACTATCCCCAGGAGGAGGATCAGAGAATGATAACCTCAGGATCAGACGATATATTGCTAAGTACACAATAAACCCTGCTATAGCTAATGGATTTTCTGAATTTGTTGGCTCTGTTGAG gtGGGCAAGTTGGCTGACCTTGTAATGTGGAAACCATCCTTCTTTGGTGCGAAACCTGAAATGGTGATTAAAGGTGGGGATATAGCATGGGCCAATATAGGCGATCCAAATGCGAGCATCCCAACTCCTGAACCG GTGATGATGAGGCCTATGTTTGGAGCATTTGGTAAGGCTGGAAGTGCCAATTCAATTGCTTTCGTCAGTAAG GTGGCTAAAGAAAGTGGTGTAAAAAAGGTATACCAACTGGAGAAGAGGGTGGAAGCAGTAGGGAATGTTAGGAAGGTGAACAAGCTTGACATGAAACTAAATGATGCACTTCCAAATATCACTGTTGATCCAGAAACATACACAGTCAAAGCAGATGGTGTCCCCCTCACCTGTCCCCCAGCATCAACACTTCCACTTTCTCGCAACTACTTCCTCTTTTAG